TCTTCAGCTCATCTTGCTGTGCTTCTTCTGTTTCAGCATCAGCATAAGCACCTGTATGAAGTTCGATGAAAGGAGCACCACACTCAACAGCCGCATCAATTTGCTCTTTATCAGCATCAATAAACAAAGATACCTTAATGCCCGCCTCTGTTAGCTTTTGAGTTGCAGCTTTCACTTTTTCTAGCTGACCTGACACATTCAGGCCACCTTCTGTTGTTAACTCTTCACGTTTTTCAGGAACAAGACAAACAAATTCAGGCTTGGTTTCTAAAGCGATCCCAACCATTTCATCTGTAACAGCCATTTCTAAATTCATTCGAGTTTGCAGCGTTTCACGCAGAATACGTACATCTCGATCTTTAATATGACGGCGATCTTCACGTAGGTGAATCGTAATACCTGCAGCACCAGCACGCTCAGCGATTTCTGCTGCGTGTACAGGATCCGGATATTTAGTACCTCGCGCATTTCGAAGGGTTGCTACGTGATCGATATTAACGCCAAGTAAAATTGAACTCATTTTAGAATACTCCTTGTTCTAGGAAGAAACAGTTCCCTACTTTTTAGGGGCTTACCGCCAAGATACGGCTTTAAGGCTATACGTGTAAAGCGTTTTGCCGCTTTTAATTGTTCTGGTGTGGTAAATCGTCGCTCACTAATGGCAATAAGCTCATTACCTTTAAAGCTCATTAAAGGGTCATGACGAATGGACGCCATGAAACCTTGTTGCTCACGGTAACGATAAGTCATTTCAGGAGAGACCATTTCACCACTGCCTGCACAATGTAAGAAATCAACGCCGTAACCCATTGCTGATAATAAAGCCAATTCAAAACGTCGTAGTGCGGGTTCTGGGTTGGTACTCTGAGCTAATTCAGTTAAAGCGGTGAGGTAATCAAGAAAAAGGGCTGGATATGGGGTTTCTTGCTCTACAACTCGCACCAATAATTCATTGATGTACATTGCTGAGTAAAGATTAATGCCAGTAAGAGGAATGCCTAAGCTGATGGTTTCAGCTTGTCGCAGCGTACGCATGGATCCTTTACCTGACCATTTCATCAGCAATGGGGTAAAGGCTTGTAGTACACCTTTTAAATTAGAGCGCTTACTTCTCGCCCCTTTGGATATAATAGATAAACGGCCATACTCTTCGCTAAACACATCTAAAATTAGACTGCTTTCACTATATGGTCTACGGTGCAGGACAAAACAGCGTTGTAAGCCTTCTTCCACGTTTCTTACCCATTTAATTAACTATACG
The Aliivibrio fischeri ATCC 7744 = JCM 18803 = DSM 507 DNA segment above includes these coding regions:
- the pdxJ gene encoding pyridoxine 5'-phosphate synthase, which gives rise to MSSILLGVNIDHVATLRNARGTKYPDPVHAAEIAERAGAAGITIHLREDRRHIKDRDVRILRETLQTRMNLEMAVTDEMVGIALETKPEFVCLVPEKREELTTEGGLNVSGQLEKVKAATQKLTEAGIKVSLFIDADKEQIDAAVECGAPFIELHTGAYADAETEEAQQDELKKIAAGASYAASKGLIVNAGHGLTYHNVEAIAALPEIYELNIGHSIMGRAMFDGLEKAVSDMHRIMLGARK
- the recO gene encoding DNA repair protein RecO; amino-acid sequence: MEEGLQRCFVLHRRPYSESSLILDVFSEEYGRLSIISKGARSKRSNLKGVLQAFTPLLMKWSGKGSMRTLRQAETISLGIPLTGINLYSAMYINELLVRVVEQETPYPALFLDYLTALTELAQSTNPEPALRRFELALLSAMGYGVDFLHCAGSGEMVSPEMTYRYREQQGFMASIRHDPLMSFKGNELIAISERRFTTPEQLKAAKRFTRIALKPYLGGKPLKSRELFLPRTRSILK